The Alteromonas stellipolaris genome includes a region encoding these proteins:
- a CDS encoding glycoside hydrolase family 88/105 protein has protein sequence MATVLLVSPLVGAQPSVLDNTKPWSERMIESEMVRFPEAWQIDWDESAQWDYVHGLNLLAVSKVYLHTKNQRYLDYILGYYDMLVNDDGTISTYDIDKYNIDMINPGKVLFFLYEETGQTKYKKAADLLRKQLDSHPRTNEGGFWHKKRYPEQMWLDGLYMGAPFYAEYIVRYGDMAELDDVFLQFELIEANLYDEKTGLPRHGWDASKAQKWADETTGLSAHHWSRALGWYAMAMVDVLEIVPAKHPKSAWLRAKFQTFIDATLAYQDNTGTWYQVTDLAEREGNYLEASGTSMITYAIAKGVALKLLPEHYRDHAEKGFAGLIDQMISVNPSDNVISLNQVCAVAGLGGKPYRDGSFDYYLSEPIRANDAKGVGPFILAALYLGK, from the coding sequence ATGGCCACTGTATTACTTGTCTCCCCACTTGTTGGTGCGCAGCCTTCAGTATTGGATAACACTAAACCATGGTCGGAACGAATGATTGAATCTGAAATGGTGCGTTTTCCAGAAGCGTGGCAAATTGATTGGGATGAATCGGCGCAGTGGGATTATGTCCACGGCCTCAACCTTTTGGCAGTGTCGAAGGTATACCTGCATACGAAAAACCAACGCTATTTAGACTATATACTTGGCTACTACGACATGCTCGTGAATGACGATGGGACTATTAGTACTTACGATATTGATAAATATAATATTGATATGATAAACCCAGGAAAGGTATTGTTTTTTTTATACGAAGAAACGGGGCAAACTAAATATAAAAAAGCAGCTGATTTATTAAGAAAGCAACTTGATAGCCACCCAAGAACGAACGAAGGCGGTTTTTGGCACAAAAAACGTTATCCAGAGCAAATGTGGTTAGATGGGCTCTACATGGGCGCTCCTTTTTATGCTGAATATATCGTTCGATATGGTGACATGGCAGAACTAGACGATGTGTTTCTTCAGTTTGAACTTATAGAAGCTAACCTATACGACGAAAAAACTGGCTTACCTCGTCATGGTTGGGACGCATCGAAAGCCCAGAAGTGGGCAGATGAAACTACCGGTTTATCCGCACATCATTGGTCACGGGCGCTAGGTTGGTATGCCATGGCAATGGTTGACGTGTTAGAAATTGTGCCAGCAAAGCACCCTAAATCAGCATGGCTAAGAGCAAAATTCCAAACCTTCATTGATGCCACTCTAGCTTATCAAGACAATACGGGCACCTGGTATCAAGTTACCGATTTAGCAGAGCGAGAAGGGAATTATCTAGAAGCCTCTGGGACGTCGATGATCACCTACGCTATCGCAAAAGGTGTGGCGTTGAAACTGTTACCAGAGCATTACCGAGACCATGCGGAAAAAGGATTTGCAGGACTTATTGATCAGATGATTTCCGTAAACCCATCCGATAATGTCATCAGCTTAAACCAAGTTTGCGCAGTTGCAGGACTTGGCGGCAAACCTTATCGAGATGGCTCTTTTGATTATTACCTTAGTGAGCCTATTCGCGCTAATGATGCAAAAGGCGTAGGTCCGTTTATTCTGGCTGCGTTATACCTAGGCAAGTAA
- a CDS encoding pectinesterase family protein — translation MSYAEATQQPKANALVSQVTLDSPLPQYTRVADAINAIPAQHSGTWVIEVQPGIYQESIIIQTPNVHVRGVDKKTTKFVFSRYAGQVIHPDTDEVFGTGRTATVEITASNVHLSNLSILNSFDYPANEIRSQEDPNRVSGTQAVALKTAVTADKTFLDNIELWGYQDTLYLKGNRAYIKGGLVAGHIDFIFGGGTAFFDSVDIVSRKRNTGNGITGYITAPSTLNTRPFGFVFSNCNLAREAGVPNQSVALGRPWHPTTTFSDGRYASPYAIGHSLFINTYMDTHISLEGWTSMTGKTKNGGIKYFNPLTDARFAEFKSHGPGAFQNEARPTLSDVEMLFYSKASVLQGWHPM, via the coding sequence ATGAGTTACGCAGAAGCGACGCAGCAACCCAAAGCAAATGCGCTTGTTAGCCAAGTCACACTGGATTCCCCTCTTCCACAATACACACGGGTGGCTGATGCAATTAACGCTATTCCTGCCCAGCATTCTGGGACGTGGGTCATTGAGGTCCAACCTGGCATTTACCAAGAGTCGATAATCATTCAAACGCCTAACGTTCACGTAAGAGGCGTAGATAAAAAGACGACTAAATTTGTCTTTTCTCGGTACGCTGGTCAGGTAATACACCCAGATACCGATGAGGTTTTTGGCACTGGAAGAACAGCCACCGTTGAGATAACCGCATCAAACGTTCATCTTTCAAACCTGAGCATATTGAATAGCTTTGATTATCCCGCCAATGAAATTCGCTCACAAGAGGATCCTAATCGCGTATCTGGGACCCAAGCGGTCGCGTTAAAAACAGCAGTAACAGCAGATAAAACGTTTTTAGATAATATCGAGCTTTGGGGCTACCAAGATACACTTTATCTCAAAGGAAATAGAGCCTACATAAAAGGTGGCTTAGTGGCAGGCCATATCGATTTTATCTTCGGTGGTGGCACCGCTTTTTTCGACAGCGTAGATATAGTCTCACGAAAACGAAATACAGGTAACGGCATTACAGGGTATATAACGGCGCCAAGCACTCTCAACACACGACCATTTGGTTTTGTATTTTCTAATTGCAACTTAGCCCGTGAAGCCGGTGTTCCGAACCAATCTGTTGCCCTTGGCCGCCCTTGGCACCCCACGACGACTTTCTCTGATGGAAGGTATGCATCGCCTTACGCTATAGGGCATTCTCTTTTTATCAATACCTATATGGACACCCACATTTCGCTGGAGGGTTGGACTAGCATGACGGGTAAAACTAAAAATGGGGGTATAAAATATTTTAATCCACTTACCGATGCTCGGTTTGCAGAATTTAAAAGCCATGGCCCTGGCGCATTTCAAAACGAGGCGCGCCCTACCCTGAGTGACGTGGAAATGCTTTTTTATAGTAAAGCATCAGTTTTACAAGGCTGGCATCCTATGTAA
- a CDS encoding response regulator yields the protein MSIRIRYTLALLLIACLVTASVFTMRALLNDQRLDAEIINIAGQQRMLSQRIALLVEKINGCGEDSASATAMLETAISTFSSNHRKLTSLPSLPSSISNMYFGTTQLDTKVNQYITQARALVKSSQCSPSVGIPIEQVTGLLKQLNTVVYLFEKEAKSNVDAVSSLEFYLWLATLFLLGVEAFFIFAPMDRKIKRTIQHLYEASDKAEVEAQKAHEANRAKSEFLSSMSHELRTPMNGLFGMIELAMDNPNKSENYLRKAKAAGRQLLTLINDILDLSKIEAGKIVVEKSPVDLLQLLDEVVSIQRIYCQNKGLTFHYNKQQTLAPVIQGDITRIAQILHNLLSNAIKFTESGSVTLSVSQTTMTNGNTLLFSVKDTGIGIDSKKLSSVFQKFEQADQSTTRHYGGTGLGLSIAKELAQLMDGDILATSTLGVGSEFTLTLPVVEESLPAIEIKTDATLQCAIVDDLLTSREYLEHVVAAMSLIPTSYSSAKDFLEDTPNKYDVIILDLAMPEMSGVDLLRELVKLDISPFPKIILISAELEQLDCEQAIKDVIWRSHAKPIIRKDLELDLQSLVSRASKPEGFPVKATPRLRILIAEDNDINAEIVKAMLEGEGYKIIHVKDGEQAVAACAKHLFDFILMDCNMPVMDGIMASSIIRNELKIHTPIAALTANAFPEDKEECLKAGMNDFLTKPLDKELLLSSIKQFTQKW from the coding sequence ATGTCCATTCGCATTCGGTACACCCTAGCGCTGCTTCTTATTGCCTGTCTTGTCACCGCATCTGTTTTCACAATGCGAGCATTGCTAAACGATCAGCGTCTTGATGCAGAAATTATTAATATCGCAGGGCAGCAACGAATGCTCTCCCAACGCATTGCCCTGCTAGTAGAGAAGATAAATGGATGTGGCGAAGACAGCGCTTCGGCTACTGCCATGCTTGAAACAGCTATTAGTACCTTTTCAAGCAATCATAGAAAACTTACTTCTTTACCTTCTTTACCAAGTTCAATATCTAATATGTATTTCGGTACTACCCAGCTTGATACCAAGGTTAACCAATACATCACTCAAGCAAGAGCACTTGTTAAGTCGTCTCAGTGCTCACCATCAGTTGGTATTCCTATAGAACAGGTTACGGGGCTTTTGAAGCAGCTTAATACTGTGGTTTATCTTTTTGAAAAAGAGGCGAAAAGTAATGTTGATGCGGTCTCGTCTCTTGAGTTCTATTTGTGGTTAGCCACATTGTTTCTGCTTGGGGTTGAAGCTTTTTTCATTTTCGCACCTATGGATAGAAAAATAAAAAGAACGATACAGCACCTTTATGAAGCATCGGATAAAGCCGAAGTAGAAGCGCAAAAAGCACACGAAGCCAATAGAGCTAAGTCTGAGTTTCTCTCAAGTATGAGTCACGAATTACGCACGCCAATGAATGGACTGTTCGGCATGATTGAGTTGGCGATGGACAACCCAAACAAGAGCGAAAACTATTTAAGAAAGGCCAAAGCCGCTGGACGACAATTGCTTACCCTTATCAATGACATTCTTGATTTATCAAAAATTGAAGCAGGAAAAATTGTAGTTGAAAAAAGCCCTGTCGACTTGCTTCAACTGCTTGATGAGGTCGTATCTATACAGCGTATATATTGCCAAAACAAAGGCTTAACTTTCCATTATAATAAACAGCAAACGCTGGCGCCGGTTATTCAAGGTGACATTACGCGAATCGCACAAATATTACACAACCTTTTGAGTAACGCCATTAAGTTTACCGAGTCGGGTAGCGTAACCTTGTCGGTCAGCCAAACTACTATGACAAATGGCAATACCTTATTGTTCTCGGTTAAAGATACCGGTATTGGTATTGATTCTAAAAAGTTATCTTCTGTCTTTCAAAAATTTGAGCAAGCAGACCAGTCAACCACCCGTCACTATGGCGGTACCGGACTGGGGCTGAGTATTGCTAAAGAATTAGCACAGTTAATGGACGGTGATATTTTAGCCACCTCAACGTTAGGGGTGGGCAGTGAATTTACGCTAACTCTTCCCGTTGTTGAAGAGTCTCTGCCAGCAATAGAGATTAAAACCGACGCTACATTACAATGCGCCATTGTAGATGACTTACTGACAAGCAGAGAATACCTAGAGCATGTGGTTGCCGCGATGTCACTTATTCCTACGTCTTACTCAAGCGCCAAGGACTTTCTAGAAGATACGCCCAACAAATACGATGTTATTATTCTCGATTTAGCGATGCCAGAGATGAGCGGCGTTGATTTATTGCGCGAATTGGTAAAATTAGATATTTCACCATTTCCAAAAATTATTTTGATTTCGGCTGAACTCGAACAGTTAGATTGTGAGCAAGCCATAAAAGACGTTATATGGCGGTCTCACGCTAAACCCATTATACGCAAAGATTTAGAGCTTGACTTACAAAGCCTTGTGTCAAGAGCGAGTAAACCAGAGGGCTTCCCTGTTAAGGCAACGCCTAGGTTGCGTATTCTGATTGCAGAAGATAATGATATTAACGCCGAAATTGTTAAGGCTATGCTTGAAGGCGAAGGCTATAAAATTATTCATGTAAAAGATGGAGAACAAGCCGTTGCTGCCTGTGCTAAGCACTTGTTCGATTTCATATTAATGGACTGCAACATGCCTGTAATGGATGGCATCATGGCCTCAAGTATCATTCGAAATGAGTTAAAGATACACACCCCTATTGCCGCTCTTACGGCTAACGCCTTCCCTGAAGACAAAGAAGAGTGTTTAAAGGCCGGTATGAATGACTTTCTTACCAAACCTTTAGATAAAGAGCTGCTACTTTCGAGCATTAAGCAGTTTACTCAAAAATGGTAA
- a CDS encoding WYL domain-containing protein, producing the protein MSATQMLGNEGRKFGLNDASPSENASLDTVSFAQRQRLAYIDFCLLFKGAIYRQDLIGRFEVGLSAGSRDFSLYKVLAPNNLTYDARDKRYFQTDTFVPLFEHDPRRTLVKLANDISDGFDAIGDIHFPVESASSLNVPDIYVVAKLVQAIVSNKAVSVIYTSLSSGSGARELVPHSIVDNGQRWHVRAFDRKTGSFRDFVLTRISKVTLKADPALSEQSLADEAWQRKIALEVVPHPKNINHPTAIELDYGMEEGVLQLEVRAAMAGYLLRRWNVDCTKHASLRTGEYQLWLRNQETLENTDNLAIAPGYISEEKRYE; encoded by the coding sequence ATGTCTGCCACCCAAATGCTAGGTAATGAAGGGCGAAAATTCGGCCTTAACGATGCTTCTCCTTCAGAAAACGCAAGTCTTGATACTGTCAGCTTTGCTCAGCGCCAGCGGTTGGCTTATATCGATTTTTGTTTGTTGTTTAAAGGGGCGATTTATCGCCAAGATCTTATTGGCCGCTTTGAAGTGGGCTTGTCTGCGGGCTCTCGCGATTTCAGTTTGTATAAAGTGCTAGCGCCAAATAATCTTACCTATGACGCAAGAGATAAGCGTTACTTTCAAACCGATACTTTTGTACCTTTGTTCGAGCACGATCCTCGTAGAACCTTGGTGAAGTTGGCGAACGATATATCAGACGGTTTCGATGCTATAGGTGATATTCATTTTCCAGTAGAAAGTGCATCGTCGTTAAATGTGCCTGACATTTATGTGGTGGCAAAATTAGTACAAGCCATCGTTAGTAACAAAGCGGTGAGTGTTATTTATACATCGCTTTCAAGTGGTTCGGGCGCGCGAGAATTGGTGCCCCATAGCATTGTAGATAATGGCCAGCGTTGGCACGTGCGTGCGTTTGATAGAAAAACCGGAAGCTTCAGGGATTTCGTGCTAACCCGTATTAGTAAAGTTACCCTAAAGGCCGACCCTGCGTTGAGCGAACAGAGCCTGGCCGATGAGGCATGGCAGCGAAAAATAGCCTTAGAAGTAGTGCCGCACCCGAAAAATATAAACCATCCTACTGCCATTGAGCTCGATTATGGTATGGAAGAAGGAGTACTTCAGCTTGAAGTACGGGCCGCTATGGCAGGGTATCTACTTCGCCGGTGGAATGTAGATTGTACTAAACATGCCAGTCTGCGAACGGGTGAATACCAACTGTGGTTGCGAAATCAAGAAACGCTGGAAAATACCGATAATCTTGCTATTGCACCAGGGTATATTAGCGAAGAAAAACGCTACGAGTAA
- a CDS encoding rhamnogalacturonan acetylesterase, with the protein MRQKLAIALSLLIGIVGAKAETQLPSISLHLVGDSTMSDKTNLAYPERGWGQVLPEFGLPQLSIKNHAANGRSTKRFVDEGRWSSVLSSLSANDYVLIQFGHNDQKREDPARFASADIDYVNYLRQFIDDVESKGATAIIASSICRRHYTDTGVLKRTLTDYALAARRVASEKGVLFVPMNRRTCEFLTETGEAESQQYFIQVPPDLYGRYPQGKIDNTHLNVVGAAKVAQFFVRELKTLDHPLSDYFYRDTL; encoded by the coding sequence ATGAGACAGAAACTCGCGATTGCGCTTTCACTATTAATTGGAATAGTCGGTGCAAAGGCTGAAACACAGTTGCCATCAATTAGTCTTCACTTGGTGGGCGACTCTACCATGTCGGATAAAACTAACTTAGCTTACCCTGAGCGAGGTTGGGGGCAAGTTTTACCTGAATTTGGATTGCCTCAGCTTAGTATTAAGAATCACGCAGCCAATGGCCGCAGCACTAAACGCTTTGTCGATGAGGGCAGATGGAGTAGTGTGCTTTCATCACTATCTGCAAATGATTATGTGCTGATTCAATTTGGGCACAATGATCAGAAACGCGAAGACCCTGCACGCTTTGCCAGTGCCGATATAGATTATGTCAACTACCTGCGTCAGTTCATTGATGATGTGGAAAGCAAGGGCGCGACAGCCATAATCGCCAGTTCTATTTGCAGGCGTCATTACACGGATACCGGCGTGCTTAAAAGAACGTTAACCGACTATGCATTGGCTGCACGTCGTGTGGCGAGTGAAAAAGGGGTGTTATTTGTGCCCATGAACCGCCGAACCTGCGAGTTTTTAACAGAAACAGGTGAGGCCGAAAGCCAACAATACTTCATTCAGGTTCCGCCCGATTTGTATGGACGATATCCACAGGGCAAGATTGATAATACTCATTTGAATGTAGTGGGCGCCGCTAAGGTCGCTCAGTTTTTTGTAAGAGAATTAAAAACGTTAGACCACCCCCTTAGCGACTACTTTTACCGAGATACCTTATAA
- a CDS encoding glycoside hydrolase family 28 protein, with protein sequence MTLNKHRRHLLKAGLAATLSPVIPFSAGCSMSATSTPSSTTRSQAQWDKEAQLIRDRVARPTFANNTVFIEQFGALPNALDSDSLPALNAAIAHLVSIGGGKVVVPKGEFFCKGPIHLKSNINLHIEEGATLHFSTDSQHYKPYVHTRWEGMELMGYSPLIYAFKQKNIAITGQGTLDGGASADNWWPWKGKWKTSEWGDHAVENQKYTRDTLQVMVEDGTPVSERVFEENYLRPPFIQPYLCENVLIEGVTILRSPFWLVNPVLCKNVTVSNIHCHSFGPNSDGCDPESCTDVLIQSCVFDTGDDCIAIKSGRNADGRRLNQPSENIIIEDCEMKAGHGGIVIGSEISGGVRNLYAQRCVMSSPNLDRGIRIKTNSIRGGHLKNLNYRHISIGDVKDAIVVNFFYEEGDAGNFPPKLEGITVEHMTVKRADRAFMLRGYDHTPITGLSLHDISIASVEKPSVIENVEAIQTSNIVIAGKKVGLRDA encoded by the coding sequence ATGACATTAAATAAACACCGCCGTCATCTTTTAAAAGCAGGGCTGGCCGCTACGTTATCCCCTGTTATCCCATTTTCTGCAGGTTGCTCTATGTCAGCTACAAGTACGCCCTCAAGCACGACAAGAAGCCAAGCACAGTGGGATAAAGAGGCACAGTTAATCCGAGACCGTGTAGCCCGGCCCACCTTTGCCAATAATACCGTGTTCATTGAGCAGTTTGGCGCCTTACCCAATGCACTAGATAGCGATAGCCTGCCCGCGCTCAATGCGGCTATCGCACATCTCGTATCTATAGGGGGGGGTAAGGTCGTGGTGCCCAAAGGGGAGTTTTTTTGTAAAGGGCCCATTCACTTAAAATCTAATATTAATCTGCATATTGAAGAGGGAGCCACGCTTCACTTTTCTACTGATAGTCAACACTACAAGCCCTATGTACACACCCGCTGGGAAGGCATGGAATTAATGGGCTACTCTCCTTTGATTTATGCTTTCAAGCAGAAGAATATTGCCATTACGGGTCAAGGCACCTTAGATGGCGGGGCTTCTGCCGATAATTGGTGGCCTTGGAAAGGAAAGTGGAAAACTTCTGAATGGGGCGATCATGCCGTTGAGAATCAAAAGTATACCAGAGATACACTCCAAGTTATGGTTGAAGATGGCACGCCTGTTTCTGAGCGAGTATTTGAAGAAAACTATCTTCGCCCTCCTTTTATTCAACCTTACCTGTGTGAAAACGTACTCATTGAGGGAGTCACCATACTGCGCTCTCCCTTTTGGTTAGTTAATCCCGTGTTATGCAAAAATGTGACGGTAAGCAATATTCACTGCCACAGTTTTGGTCCTAATTCAGATGGGTGTGATCCAGAAAGCTGTACCGATGTTCTCATACAATCTTGTGTTTTTGACACTGGTGATGATTGTATTGCCATCAAATCGGGACGAAATGCAGACGGCCGACGGCTAAATCAACCGAGTGAAAACATCATTATAGAAGATTGCGAAATGAAAGCCGGTCACGGCGGGATAGTCATAGGGAGTGAAATCTCCGGCGGGGTTCGCAACCTTTATGCACAGCGCTGCGTGATGAGTAGCCCTAACTTAGACAGAGGTATACGAATTAAAACCAACAGTATACGAGGCGGTCATCTTAAAAATCTGAATTATCGGCATATCTCAATTGGTGATGTAAAAGACGCAATAGTAGTGAACTTCTTTTATGAAGAGGGAGATGCTGGAAATTTCCCACCGAAACTAGAGGGAATTACGGTAGAGCATATGACGGTAAAACGAGCAGACCGAGCCTTTATGCTAAGAGGCTATGATCATACCCCAATTACAGGGTTGTCCCTGCACGACATCTCTATTGCCTCTGTTGAAAAGCCATCTGTTATTGAGAATGTGGAGGCAATACAGACATCTAATATTGTCATTGCAGGAAAAAAAGTGGGATTGCGTGATGCTTAA
- a CDS encoding TonB-dependent receptor codes for MVLRRKQLAVLVALALSGAHVNAQQVANESAEPQDENLEIIEVSGFRGSLNKSLMEKRTSVNNKESIVAEDIGKFPDLNIAESIQRVPGVAISREGGEGRQITLRGLSPSFTRTTLNGMEVPASTDGTDSGGGVNGGRGFDFNVFASELFNRVDIQKSPTASMEEGGIAGTVDLYSAKPFDYEGFKLVTSVQGGYNNVTEETDPRAAFMISNRFADDKIGVLFSAAMSERTVRQEGFGTVRWTNPVQDGGGLYADTSDTVVSGTPDVGSCVDDGVEVDPLNCLWTPRLPRPDYFGNDQERVGFTGSIQWAPSDDLTFTLDGLVSSLENTRTMYNFFHMFRSTFDEITPTAITVHPNGKQVLAGSYEGIKSRIESRLQESTTDFSQFVLSGEWFASENVKVEAMFGTAESDARSEQYRYNMTLLESTTYGFDFSNNENAPALTYGYDTNDASNYNLSDGRLRATDVERENDTFKVDVSYFGDEVTIKTGFAYNDRVVTYAEEQINGFPDQDSAVGYAEMMPVDDFGSGFDGPLEPFLVADFDAINANLLDVVWTPRSAQSWQVGEETSALYLEMDTSYEISDMLLRANYGVRYVNTTTTSEGFVQGEAVQIENDYSNFLPAVNLALEATDDVVVRLAVTQSMTRPSLNSLNPGNPSFDYINGSVSVGNPFLDPFTSNNVDFGVEWYFDDEALLAATVFYKDIDNWIVRSSEERFVDPAYFDFIDNDAQYDPQIALDPREVAYEHSSPNNADERSISGYELIYQQPLSFLPGVFENMGVVSNYTHVNADDIEGMSETSYNFTLYYETDVYGARVSVNKRDDYITDFTGSNGNVAHGTTGPTQVDFSSFYNFSEALTFTFEIINLTDEYERLFTTGDGSLNLVREYNHTGRQIFLGARYSL; via the coding sequence ATGGTACTTAGAAGAAAACAGCTTGCTGTACTTGTTGCGTTAGCGTTGTCAGGTGCACACGTGAATGCTCAACAAGTCGCTAACGAAAGCGCCGAACCACAGGATGAAAATCTAGAGATTATTGAAGTTTCAGGATTTCGCGGCTCGCTGAATAAGTCGCTTATGGAAAAGCGTACTTCAGTTAATAATAAAGAATCTATTGTTGCTGAAGACATAGGTAAGTTTCCCGATCTAAATATCGCTGAGTCTATTCAGCGCGTGCCAGGTGTCGCTATTTCTAGAGAGGGTGGAGAAGGAAGGCAAATAACGCTACGTGGACTTAGTCCTTCATTCACCCGCACCACATTAAACGGGATGGAAGTCCCCGCAAGTACAGATGGCACAGATTCAGGCGGTGGCGTTAACGGCGGACGCGGGTTCGACTTTAACGTATTTGCGTCAGAGTTGTTTAACCGAGTAGACATTCAGAAATCACCAACAGCCTCAATGGAAGAAGGAGGTATTGCAGGTACAGTCGATTTATATTCTGCCAAGCCTTTCGATTACGAGGGGTTTAAGCTAGTCACTTCAGTACAGGGGGGTTATAACAATGTGACGGAAGAAACTGATCCTCGTGCCGCATTTATGATTTCAAATCGTTTTGCTGACGATAAAATTGGTGTGCTTTTCTCTGCTGCAATGTCTGAACGTACGGTTCGTCAAGAAGGCTTCGGTACTGTTCGTTGGACGAATCCAGTCCAAGATGGTGGTGGCTTGTATGCAGATACATCTGACACGGTCGTTTCCGGCACACCCGATGTAGGAAGCTGCGTGGACGATGGTGTTGAGGTAGATCCCCTAAATTGCCTTTGGACACCACGACTACCTCGTCCAGATTACTTTGGCAATGACCAAGAAAGGGTAGGGTTTACCGGTTCCATTCAGTGGGCACCAAGTGACGATTTAACCTTTACGCTTGACGGTTTAGTCTCCTCGTTAGAAAACACGCGGACGATGTATAACTTTTTCCACATGTTTAGAAGTACGTTCGATGAAATCACTCCCACCGCAATTACGGTGCATCCGAATGGCAAGCAAGTACTTGCAGGCTCTTATGAGGGAATAAAATCAAGAATTGAAAGCCGATTACAAGAGTCAACGACTGATTTTAGCCAGTTTGTTTTGTCTGGTGAATGGTTTGCATCAGAGAACGTAAAAGTGGAAGCGATGTTTGGCACCGCTGAGTCAGACGCACGCTCAGAGCAGTACCGTTACAACATGACGCTGTTAGAAAGCACAACATATGGCTTCGATTTTAGCAACAATGAGAATGCACCAGCGCTTACCTATGGTTACGATACCAACGATGCTAGCAACTATAACTTGAGTGATGGACGATTGCGAGCTACCGATGTTGAACGTGAAAATGACACATTTAAAGTTGACGTGTCTTACTTTGGTGATGAAGTAACCATTAAAACGGGTTTTGCGTATAACGATAGAGTGGTTACCTATGCAGAAGAGCAAATTAACGGGTTCCCCGATCAAGATTCAGCAGTTGGTTACGCCGAAATGATGCCGGTTGATGATTTTGGGAGTGGCTTTGACGGCCCGCTTGAACCTTTCCTTGTGGCAGATTTTGATGCGATAAATGCCAACTTATTGGATGTGGTTTGGACACCTCGCTCCGCGCAAAGTTGGCAGGTAGGCGAAGAAACTAGCGCTTTGTATTTGGAAATGGATACAAGCTATGAAATTTCGGATATGTTGCTACGTGCCAATTACGGTGTGCGATATGTGAATACGACTACCACGTCTGAAGGGTTTGTTCAGGGAGAAGCAGTTCAAATTGAGAATGATTACAGTAATTTTCTTCCTGCTGTAAATTTAGCACTTGAAGCTACCGATGATGTCGTGGTTCGACTTGCGGTAACGCAGTCGATGACCCGTCCTAGTCTAAATTCATTGAACCCTGGTAATCCAAGCTTCGATTACATAAATGGTTCTGTTTCTGTCGGCAACCCTTTCCTAGACCCCTTCACATCAAATAACGTAGATTTCGGTGTTGAGTGGTATTTTGATGATGAAGCATTATTAGCCGCTACGGTTTTCTATAAAGATATTGATAACTGGATAGTGCGTTCATCAGAAGAGCGATTTGTTGACCCCGCCTACTTTGACTTTATCGATAATGATGCACAATACGACCCGCAAATTGCGTTAGACCCTCGTGAAGTAGCTTATGAACACAGTAGCCCGAATAATGCAGACGAGCGCAGTATTAGTGGCTACGAGCTTATTTATCAGCAGCCACTTAGCTTCCTGCCAGGAGTTTTTGAAAATATGGGGGTGGTGTCTAACTATACCCATGTTAACGCCGATGACATCGAAGGAATGAGTGAGACGTCATACAACTTCACGCTTTATTATGAAACGGATGTTTACGGTGCTCGTGTATCGGTTAATAAGCGAGACGACTATATAACTGATTTTACAGGGAGTAATGGGAATGTCGCTCATGGCACGACTGGACCAACTCAAGTGGATTTTTCATCGTTTTATAATTTCAGTGAGGCACTTACTTTTACGTTTGAAATAATTAACCTTACCGATGAATATGAGAGATTATTTACAACAGGTGATGGCTCACTAAACCTTGTTCGTGAATATAACCATACTGGAAGACAAATTTTCTTAGGGGCACGTTACTCCCTTTAG